The following are encoded in a window of Haloarcula halophila genomic DNA:
- a CDS encoding cytochrome b gives MSRADRIYDWFDTRLDVERGQQFLGKAFPAEDSFLLGEVALFCFLLLVLSGIFLGFFFEPSTSAVEYDGSVEKFQGQEMPEAFVSVLHITYDVPFGMFIRRLHHWAAHLFVASIGLHMLRVFFTGAYRNPREPNWIVGTGLAALSMGAAYTGYALPFDEFAATATSIGYNLTISVPLLGDFLGQVVFGGEFPSSATIPRLYFLHVLVIPMAIAGGLALHMWILIRQKHTEAPREDDVVAGDREIDKDDDSVIVGLPAVPNQAAVSAVVFFLTAATLSALAGLLPVHNVAEYGPNDPASTPALIMPDWFLMWVYGFLKLLPQIGFSVGPAHINGEFVGGVLLPGLVFLAIAAWPFIDRTPEPTHFTADPLQRPWQTGVGVAAVAFVMIASIAGMNNILADQVLGTTTEVVNPILTAALLGVPPVLGGITYLLLRGGDTSAPPDDEGVAADGGAADSGTADGKVTDGGTSDD, from the coding sequence ATGTCTCGCGCCGACCGGATCTACGACTGGTTCGACACCCGACTCGACGTCGAGCGGGGCCAGCAGTTCCTCGGGAAGGCCTTCCCCGCCGAGGACTCGTTCCTGCTGGGCGAGGTCGCGCTGTTCTGTTTCCTCCTGTTGGTCCTGTCGGGGATCTTCCTCGGGTTCTTCTTCGAGCCCTCGACCTCGGCGGTCGAGTACGACGGCAGCGTCGAGAAGTTCCAGGGCCAGGAGATGCCCGAGGCGTTCGTCTCGGTGTTACACATCACCTACGACGTGCCCTTCGGCATGTTCATCCGCCGGCTCCACCACTGGGCGGCCCATCTTTTCGTCGCCTCGATCGGGTTGCACATGCTCAGGGTGTTCTTCACCGGGGCCTACCGAAACCCGCGGGAACCGAACTGGATCGTCGGCACGGGACTGGCGGCGCTGTCGATGGGTGCGGCCTACACCGGCTACGCCCTGCCGTTCGACGAGTTCGCCGCGACCGCGACCAGCATCGGCTACAACCTCACGATCTCCGTGCCGCTACTGGGGGATTTCCTCGGGCAGGTGGTCTTCGGCGGGGAGTTCCCCTCCAGCGCGACGATCCCCCGGCTGTATTTCCTGCACGTGCTGGTCATTCCCATGGCGATCGCCGGCGGGTTGGCGCTGCACATGTGGATTCTGATACGCCAGAAACACACCGAAGCACCCCGTGAGGACGACGTCGTCGCCGGCGATCGGGAGATCGACAAGGACGACGACAGCGTCATCGTCGGCCTGCCGGCGGTCCCCAACCAGGCGGCCGTCTCGGCGGTCGTGTTCTTCCTGACGGCCGCGACGCTGTCGGCGCTTGCCGGCCTGTTGCCGGTCCACAACGTCGCCGAGTACGGTCCCAACGATCCGGCGAGTACCCCGGCGCTGATCATGCCCGACTGGTTCCTGATGTGGGTCTACGGCTTCCTGAAGCTGCTGCCCCAGATCGGGTTCTCAGTCGGGCCGGCCCACATCAACGGCGAGTTCGTCGGCGGCGTCCTGCTTCCGGGGCTCGTCTTCCTGGCGATCGCCGCCTGGCCCTTCATCGATCGGACGCCCGAGCCGACCCACTTCACTGCCGATCCCCTACAGCGGCCCTGGCAGACCGGCGTCGGCGTGGCCGCCGTCGCCTTCGTCATGATCGCCTCCATCGCGGGGATGAACAATATCCTCGCCGACCAGGTGCTAGGGACGACCACCGAGGTCGTCAACCCGATCCTGACCGCGGCGCTTCTGGGGGTTCCGCCGGTGCTCGGTGGGATCACCTACCTCCTGTTGCGCGGCGGGGACACGTCGGCCCCGCCCGACGACGAGGGGGTCGCCGCCGACGGTGGCGCTGCCGACAGCGGTACCGCCGACGGCAAAGTTACGGACGGGGGGACGAGCGATGACTGA
- a CDS encoding molybdopterin-dependent oxidoreductase — MSRQTPDDDRWTDSSLSRRDFVRGLGAASLLGATGLSFADDGMQGLEAVDDPIGNYPYRDWEDLYRDEWDWDSVARSTHSVNCTGSCSWNVFVKDGQVWREEQAGDYPTFDESLPDPNPRGCQKGACYTDYVNADQRVLHPLRRTGERGEGQWERISWDEALTEIADHVIDEVQAGRYDAISGFTPIPAMSPVSFASGSRLVNLLGGVSHSFYDWYSDLPPGQPITWGTQTDNAESADWHNADYIIAWGSNINVTRIPDAKYFLDAGYEGAKRVGIFTDYSQTAIHTDEWLSPEGGTDTALALGMARTIVDEGLYDEAHLKEQTDMPLLVREDTGKFLRASEVGLAGDADDPEKVFVMVDADGTLRRAPGSLGERDGQNDPDSSIELDFDPQLSVEREVEVDDGEVPVRSVWENLRDELSQYTPEFVHGETGVGENTYQRVAREFAEADAAKIIHGKGVNDWYHNDLGNRAIQLLVTLTGNLGDPGTGLDHYVGQEKIWTFHGWKVLSFPTGSVRGVPTTLWTYFHGGILDNTDPDTAEKIRESIDKGWMPLYPEEREDGFRPDPSTMFVWRGNYFNQAKGNVAVEEQLWPKLDLVVDINFRMDSTAMYSDIVLPAASHYEKYDLSETDMHTYVHPFTPAVEPLGEAKTDWEIFRLLAETIQERARERGVDPVEDRKFDRTIDLTTIYDDFVRDWETGEEGALEEDRAAAEFILEHSEESNPSDTDEQITFADTEDQPQRLLAAGPHWTSDIKDDEAYVPWQNYVHDKEPWPTFTGRQQYYVDHDWFLELDEELPTHKRGPQDTGGDYPLTYNTPHGRWSIHSTWRDSEKMLRLQRGEPVVYLNPEDAAERGIEDGDTVEVFNDMGSVEVQAKIYPSSEPGTARQYFAWEKFQYPDRDNFNTLVPMYMKPTQLVQYPEDTGEHLYFFPNYWGPTGVNSDVNVEVRPAGGESDE, encoded by the coding sequence ATGAGTAGACAGACTCCCGACGACGACCGCTGGACGGACAGTTCCCTGAGTCGACGCGACTTCGTGCGAGGGTTGGGTGCGGCCTCGTTGCTCGGTGCGACGGGGCTCTCCTTCGCCGACGACGGCATGCAGGGGCTGGAGGCCGTCGACGACCCGATCGGTAACTATCCCTACCGCGACTGGGAGGACCTCTACCGCGACGAGTGGGACTGGGACTCCGTCGCCCGCTCGACCCACAGCGTCAACTGCACCGGGTCCTGCTCCTGGAACGTCTTCGTCAAGGACGGCCAGGTCTGGCGCGAGGAGCAGGCCGGCGACTACCCGACCTTCGACGAGAGCCTCCCGGACCCGAACCCGCGGGGCTGTCAGAAGGGGGCCTGTTACACCGACTACGTCAACGCCGACCAGCGCGTGCTCCACCCGCTTCGACGAACCGGTGAACGCGGCGAGGGCCAGTGGGAGCGCATCTCCTGGGACGAGGCCCTGACCGAGATCGCCGACCACGTCATCGACGAGGTCCAGGCGGGGCGGTACGACGCGATCTCCGGCTTCACCCCGATCCCGGCGATGAGCCCAGTTTCCTTCGCCTCCGGGAGCCGGCTCGTCAACCTGCTCGGCGGGGTCTCCCACTCCTTTTACGACTGGTACTCGGACCTGCCGCCGGGCCAGCCGATCACCTGGGGGACCCAGACAGACAACGCCGAGAGCGCCGACTGGCACAACGCCGACTACATCATCGCCTGGGGGTCGAACATCAACGTCACGCGCATCCCCGACGCGAAGTACTTCCTCGACGCCGGCTACGAGGGGGCCAAACGGGTCGGGATCTTCACCGACTACTCCCAGACGGCGATCCACACCGACGAGTGGCTCTCCCCGGAGGGCGGCACCGACACCGCCCTGGCCCTTGGGATGGCCCGGACCATCGTCGACGAGGGGTTGTACGACGAGGCCCACCTCAAGGAACAGACCGACATGCCCCTGTTGGTCCGGGAAGACACCGGCAAGTTCCTCCGAGCGAGCGAAGTCGGCCTCGCGGGGGACGCCGACGACCCCGAGAAGGTGTTCGTGATGGTCGACGCCGACGGCACCCTGCGGCGTGCGCCGGGGTCGCTGGGCGAGCGCGACGGCCAGAACGACCCCGACTCCAGCATCGAACTGGACTTCGATCCGCAGTTGAGCGTCGAACGGGAGGTCGAGGTCGACGACGGCGAGGTCCCGGTCCGGTCGGTCTGGGAGAACCTGCGGGACGAACTCTCCCAGTACACGCCGGAGTTCGTCCACGGGGAGACCGGCGTCGGCGAGAACACCTACCAGCGGGTCGCCCGTGAGTTCGCCGAGGCCGACGCCGCGAAGATCATCCACGGCAAGGGCGTCAACGACTGGTACCACAACGACCTGGGCAACCGTGCGATCCAGTTGCTCGTGACGCTGACCGGTAACCTCGGGGACCCGGGGACCGGGCTGGACCACTACGTCGGCCAGGAGAAGATCTGGACGTTCCACGGCTGGAAGGTCCTCTCGTTCCCGACCGGGTCGGTCCGCGGGGTGCCGACGACGCTGTGGACGTACTTCCACGGCGGCATCCTCGACAACACCGACCCCGACACCGCCGAGAAGATCCGGGAGTCCATCGACAAAGGGTGGATGCCGCTGTACCCGGAGGAGCGCGAGGACGGCTTCCGGCCCGACCCCTCGACGATGTTCGTCTGGCGGGGCAACTACTTCAACCAGGCCAAGGGCAACGTCGCCGTCGAGGAGCAACTGTGGCCGAAACTCGACCTCGTCGTCGACATCAACTTCCGGATGGACTCGACGGCGATGTACTCCGATATCGTCCTTCCGGCGGCGAGCCACTACGAGAAGTACGACCTCTCGGAGACGGACATGCACACCTACGTGCATCCGTTCACGCCGGCGGTCGAACCGCTGGGGGAGGCAAAGACCGACTGGGAGATCTTCCGTCTGCTCGCCGAGACGATCCAGGAACGTGCCCGAGAACGCGGCGTCGACCCCGTCGAGGACCGAAAGTTCGACCGGACGATCGATCTGACGACGATCTACGACGACTTCGTCCGGGACTGGGAGACCGGCGAGGAGGGAGCACTGGAGGAAGACCGCGCGGCCGCGGAGTTCATCCTCGAACACTCCGAGGAGTCCAACCCCAGCGACACCGACGAACAGATCACCTTCGCCGACACCGAGGACCAGCCCCAGCGCCTGCTCGCGGCCGGCCCCCACTGGACCTCCGACATCAAAGACGACGAGGCCTACGTCCCCTGGCAGAACTACGTCCACGACAAGGAGCCCTGGCCGACGTTCACCGGCCGCCAGCAGTACTACGTCGACCACGACTGGTTCCTCGAACTCGACGAGGAACTGCCGACCCACAAGCGCGGCCCGCAGGACACCGGCGGGGACTACCCGCTGACCTACAACACGCCCCACGGCCGCTGGTCGATCCACTCGACGTGGCGCGACAGCGAGAAGATGCTCCGGCTCCAGCGGGGTGAACCCGTCGTCTACCTCAACCCCGAGGACGCCGCCGAACGCGGCATCGAGGACGGCGACACCGTCGAGGTGTTCAACGACATGGGCAGCGTCGAGGTCCAGGCGAAGATCTACCCCTCCAGCGAACCGGGGACCGCCCGGCAGTACTTCGCCTGGGAGAAGTTCCAGTACCCCGACCGGGACAACTTCAACACGCTCGTCCCGATGTACATGAAGCCGACCCAGTTGGTCCAGTACCCCGAGGACACCGGCGAGCACCTCTACTTCTTCCCGAACTACTGGGGGCCGACCGGCGTCAACAGCGACGTGAACGTAGAGGTGCGGCCCGCGGGAGGTGAGTCCGATGAGTAG